A stretch of DNA from Pseudopipra pipra isolate bDixPip1 chromosome 1, bDixPip1.hap1, whole genome shotgun sequence:
CCCCCGTCCGTGTCACCTTCATAGGGCCCATCAtgacctccttcccccagagctccTTCGTCGGATCCAccgcaggggctgccctgggcacggaGCTCAACgtccagggacagcccatctCCGGCGGCTTTGGGGCCGGAGGCTACGGCCTGGGCTATGGCCGTGGCTTTGGCTACGGCCTGGGaggcctgggctgctctggcctggcaggcctgggctgctctggcacctgcTGAAGGTCCTTGACACCACAGCTGACACCCCTGAACCTGCCCTTCTCACTCTTGCACCAATATCTCCTGCAAGCAAAGCACCTCGGCTGATGGTCGCCCTACTTGCACCTCACACCGCATCCCTCCCACTCCCTGCTgctgtcttttctctcttttgtctCAATAAAATTCTCCTGCATCAAAGTCTCTCAGGCCTCCTCTTTTTTCATTCCAGTGGTTTTACATCCTCACTCGGCACAAGGCCAGGGCTCTACAGCCAGTGAGACTCTGGAGAAAGGCCACAACACCTTTCTTAGCAAATCTGTCACCAGCACTAACACAGACGGGCAATGGAACAGGGTTGGAGGGGCCCTGTCACAACATGGCACAAACCCATCACCTGCACCACCAAAGGCTCCCACACAACAAGGCTCTCCTGCACACGCCTCTGCCAAAGTCTCTCTGCGCCAGCACACACTGCACAAactctcttccccaccacgACTCTTCAacctgcccagcacaggcacaACATCAGCCACTTGGCCAGGATGCAGTGCAAGTGCTTCAACCCTCCTGCTCAAACCAACCCTGCAAGAGCAGCTTGGCCAGGACCATGGCCAGTTCAGCGTTACAGCTCCAGGCACACAGACTCCACCTCCTCTGCCACTCTCTCACCTCCCTCACACACAACAAGCCTTGTCTTCTTTGGCCATGCAATTCCATCTCTTTCCCTTGTGTCCAGGGCCCCTTGTCCTGCCCGTGTGTTCTGCTGACAagagctgggctccctccacttcagtccctgccagcagggattcacacacactcaggaCACTCCCCTGGCCAGCCTTGTCTCCTGCCAGTCCCAGCtacctcagcctctcctctaCCCAACATCCTCTGGCCTTTTTAGAATCCTGATGGtcctgaaacaggaggccaggtCCAAAAGaattaactaagaaatttgggcctgctaacaagctactAACATCCAAAACGATCTCTGCTTGTTGTGTTCTACTTGTTGGACCAAAACTTAAAAGAATGGtagaagaatcatagaataggcctagaggtaataaattaagatgcagtaggataaggtagacatttgaatagaagaaacagGCTGAGAGTCAAGGCTTTCTCCAAGCGTCAGTGAGCGGGTCAACAACAATAGAAGAGAAGGGAGATCAGGCCGAGGAAGATGAGAATTAGCTCCTAGATTCATGGGATGAAGAGAGGATGTCCtaccaaaattgagggccagGAGAAGgaccgccccaagccccgcctgagctccatcTATACTCCGcctgttattaatatgtatagatagatgttgtaatcacttgaatatgcatttaatcacagttgaaaattgtataaaactgctaattttgtgtgaagcctttgagcaagtttgtccagcgcgagctggcgggctcccaacgttgaataaaataccttgctgcttaaagataaaaagtctctgagcagttcctcGGAACGATTTTTCAGATTCAGTCCTGAACTGCTCTGCATTCCCCAAGTCCATCAGCTTCTTCCACTGGagaacccagcactgcccacagaCCTCACATGGCACATCACCAGTGCTGAGGAGGCAGCAAGAGTCACCTCCCACTGCCTGATCACACCTTGCCCAATCCTCACCTGCAGACTCCTTTTCCCACACGGGTTCATGGCCACCTCTTGGGCCATATGTTCTCCACCAGGAACACAAAATCTGGTCCTAATAAGAGATTCATTCTATGAAAACAGTTGATCCAGTTGatctccagcctttcctcctccctgcgCTGACCCCTCCCCACAAACAGGACTTTGCCCCTGCCCTTGCTCAACTCCAGGACGTGGCCATGGCCATCACCACTCATCCTTGCAGTCTTGGCCCAATggatgcagctcctgggctACAGCACTGCACACTTGTTCCCATCTGCACTTTGGCACACTCAGCCCAAGgctctgggcccagccctgcacacactTCTCACCCCACCACACTGGCCACTGACACAGCCCGGTCTTGTTTGCACTCTCTGGCATCACGCAATGCTTGTGTCCAACAACCCTGGACACCTCCAAatcctcctgctgcccctcagACAGAAAAGATGCCCAGAGCAGGGACCTCGCTCCCTGCCACTCAGCCCAGGACAGGGCCCAAAAGGCCCCAGCTATCAAAACCTTCAAAGCAGGAGGGGCACCAAAACCCCcagagagcacagccagcaggaaAAGTCAGGTCCAGTGTCAGGCTTAGCCAGGTGGAAGCAAAGGGGAGAGGaatggaaggggagggaaggggcaaCACGTGTGAAactccagagcagcctgacaggGCTGGGATGCTTTGGGGCCCCTCCTCACAACACAcccccaaaccacagcacacaAGGGACACAGGGGCACCTCACTCATCACACCCCACCTCTCCAAAGCTTTGCTCACACCTTCAGCCCTCCCTGACATGCACCATCAACTCCAACCTTTGCCCTCAAATACTCACAGTTCAAAGCTGCTGCCAAGGTCAGATGGACACGGCCTCGAGGGCAGGACATGGAATTGAGGAATTCCACAAAGGAATGCCTTTCTTGTgacagaggaggagagagaagcatGCCAACTTTCCTCTAGTAAATAGAGTTATTTGCTGACAGGTACAGGATGTTACTACGTATTAGTTTTCTTACGACTTATAACTTAAGAAATCCCATGGTTTGAATGCGGAAGGAGGGAATTGATGGCACAGACCAGGCTGGGCAAAAGGGGATCGAGCCCTGTTGGGTGTTTGCTTATTGCATTTCTTCAGGAGGTCAAGAAATACACTTTAAATGACAGAGTACGTTGTCCTGTAAACTTGAGAAATCCAAAAGGACCATACCAACGGGAAAAGTTcagcctgagcagcctctggTTTTCCAGTTCCTCTCTCTGGATCCCATTCAAGAGACAAGGCCATGAGCTCTCCTTCATTCATCAGGAAGTGCTCCCAGGCACTGTGACCTTTCCAAGGTCATGCAGAGTGGACTCCCCACGACATCAAATGCCTCCCTCCGAATTCCTGGGTTCCAAACATTGACTGATGTACGTCCAGCACACAGAACAAGACGGGGCCCCGCCGGCACAAAGAACCCACAAGCCACAGCACACCAGGGCTACAGGTTGACCACACCAATGGCACCCACCTGCCAAAGCTTTGCTCAcatctccagccctgcctgacACGCACTTGGCAGGCAAATCCTCCCAAACACAACACTCACCTAAAAGCTGCCGCCAAGGTCACATGGACACGGCCTCAAGGGCAggacatggaatcacagaggTGATTCCCCAAAGGAATGTCTGCACCAGGACACAAAAGGAGAGAGCAGCACACCAGCTCTCTGCCAGCAATTAGTGGCTTTTGCTGACAGCAACAAAAGGCTGAGACTGACAGGTTACAAGTTCTGGAACCACATGGCTTCAAtgtgaaaaaagggaacagaaatc
This window harbors:
- the LOC135405840 gene encoding feather beta keratin-like, whose product is MACYDLCRPCGPTPLANSCNEPCVRQCQDSTVLIQPSPVRVTFIGPIMTSFPQSSFVGSTAGAALGTELNVQGQPISGGFGAGGYGLGYGRGFGYGLGGLGCSGLAGLGCSGTC